The DNA window GGGGGCCAGAGATCGAGGTGAGCGGGGCTTCTCGCATGACGCCGCTATTTCCACATCCTTCACCACGTTGATCAATCACATAATGACAATTTGATTGCCGTGTGAGTACAAATTACTAAGTACAACGGTGTTCTCTGCAGTTGATCGCCATCGCGACAGGAGGCCGCATCGTGCCCCGCTTCTCCGAGTTGACACCGGAGAAGCTCGGCTCAGCTGGTTTGGTGAAGGAGATCTCCTTCGGCACCACAAAGGATCACATGTTGGTAATCCAGGAGTGCAAGAACACCAGGGCGGTAACCATTTTCATCCGTGGAGGCAACAAAATGGTACGCAGAAATGCGATTCTGGTTCCGGTCAAAACAACACATTCATGTTAATCTATCCCTCTTGGTTCACCTTTTGATTGATTGTATCTCTCATTAGATCATTGAGGAGGCAAAGCGTGCCCTCCATGATGCTCTGTGTGTAATCCGCAATTTGGTCAGAGACAACCGTATTGTGtatggaggaggagcttcagAGATCGCGTGTGCTCTGGCTGTCAACCAGGCTGCAGATAAGGTGAGACACACTAGAACCTGCAAAAGCCTTCTCAATTGAACTAGATTAAATGTTTTCCTATAGGATCAAACTGTGTGTTGTCTGGTTGCTCTCCCTTGGTCCTAactcctgctcctctgctctccaGTGCCCATCACTGGAGCAGTACGCCATGAGGGCGTTCGCTGATGCTATGGAGGTTATCCCAATGGCACTGGCTGAGAACAGTGGGTTTAACCCCATCCAGACCATGACCGAGGTCCGAGCCAGACAGGTCAAGGAGAACAACCCCTTCCTCGGCATCGACTGTCTGCACCACAACACCAATGGTGAGGAGGCAGTGTGTCAGACATTGGTAGCAGCGCTGTAATGTCAAAGCCACATGGCGGGACGCTAAAtgttttccctcctctcctacGCAGATATGAAGCAGCAGCATGTGGTGGAGACCCTGATTGGAAAGAAGCAGCAGATCTCCCTGGCTACTCAGGTCGTCAGGATGATCCTAAAGATCGACGACATCAGAGGCCCTGGGGAGAGCGAGGACTAAAGGCCCCCTGGAACACTTTAGGATTTCCGGGCTGTTTTAGGCACTTCTCCAAGCACCGCGTTCCAACCGCACTGCAGATTGCTATTTATCATTTCATACAAGCTATTGTAGTTTCAAAATCACCCATTAAAATGTTGCTCAATGGAAATTTCTAGACTCAACCGTGGTGATTTCATGCCTCCAGTAATCCTTAGTTTGTGTATTCCATGTCAGGTGCACATTGCATGTCTTTAAGCGTTGTCAAGCCCATGTAGAAAAGTTATAATTCACGTTCAGGATCATTACATCAACAAAACAATATACTGCATTATAGTTCAGCTGCATTCATAGTTTTTGCACAAATCAAAAATGTGCTTGTTAGAAAAATTTACTCTACACCGGTGTAAAAATTATCAAAAACAGGatgtttaatgtttgcaaacaggagaccgagttgacacacatacaagtcacgCGCCACGGTCTTTTCCAGCCCCCACATATATCCTGGGATAAGGTATGAACAGGAAGCTCTTGCGCACCGACCTCATTGTACAAGGACCATCATGTTCTTTATTCTGAGACATACATCTGATCATCATGAGACACGGAGTGGCCTTCTCGACAccggacacacacatcacacagatttcatatcCTGAGCGGTCATCTTATCTCAGCTGACATGTCATACACCCAACGTATTGTACAAACGATGCAGACACagtcttgttttgtctaaacCTCTTCTTGACAGGactttatttgcagtttttccaacagtgCTCcaattaatatttttattaagaTCAATTCTTTACATCCAGAATGTTCAATTAGATTGGAATTATAATGGACCTTAGCTTTCGTGGTTGAAGAACCACTTGAGACTCCCTGTGTGGAGTTTTCTGTCCTTCCTATTTCATGTACTTCTTGAGCCAGTTGAGCATGTCTGCCCTGGCCTGCAGGATGCCAGGTTTGTCCGTGGGGTTGATGTCCTCTCTCTTGCGGTGGGCGAACCCATGAGTCTGACCAGGAAAGACCTTCACCTGGTAATCAGCTCTGCATTTCTCCTTCAGTTGAGTTTCAAGGAGACTCACCTGAAGAGCAGACGGATGTCAGATCCAATCGTCATTGGCTGAGATTATGGCTTTTTAGAAAGGGGACGATACACACCATTTAAACGCATTGTGCCATTTCTGTCATAACTTCATGCCTACTGACCTGGTCCAGTGGGATGATGTTGTCTGTCTCCGCAAAGACAAAGAGTGTCGGGACCTTCAGGTCGTACTTGTCTTCTCTCTCACGTACGATCCCTGCAGAGTGTTGCATGAACCCGTCATGAAGGGGTTATGCACTGCAATATGTGTGCTCGCTGAATTGTAATATACTTGCGAAGGAATGAGCTCTGAAACACACCATAGAAGGACACAGCTGCTTCCACCTCTGGATATTGCAGGGCGAGGTAATGTGCGGCGACCCCTCCCCAGCAGAAGCCCACCGCTCCGATGTGTTTGGCCCCACACTGCTCCTTCAGGAACCTCAGCACTGCATCCAGCTCTCTGCACAGGGGGACATTGTGACGAAAAAAACGTCAATGCGTGCAAGGATCAGCAGGCCTCTACAGAACACCAGAACGTGTCCATCCTCCCCACACCCTCAAATGATCACAAAATGTGGTTACTTGTTTGTTTCCGTGGGCATTTTGTCTTTCAACCACTCTTGAAACTTGGACCAGTCCTTGGATGGACCCCACGGCTCCTTTCCAACGTAGAAGTCAGGACACACCGCACTGCTCGTAGCAACAACGGCAGAAGAAATCCTTGTTAAATAGTTCTATGTTCGCTCttgctctgtgtgtgcacattgcATTCACTCACTCTCAAGTCCAGGGGCGTTTCTAGGTTAAATAAAGGTGGGGGAGCGGGGCGCTGGAGTTACAAATAACTTGTCTATGTGAGAAACAATAGTTTAATGACATCACCCAAATGAAAGATTTTTAAACTCAAAATGCCAAGTTATTTGGAGTGCTGGGGGGGCTGAAGAACATTTTACCGGGACTTAACCCCCCTGTACACCCCAAAATAGGCCTGACTGCGCCCCTACTCACGTGTATCCATTGGCCGCCAGCATGTCAGCCATGTATCTGGTGTTGGGAAGCTTCCAGCCGAAGATGTCATGTATGATGATGACGGCCCGGTCAGACGGAGCGGACGGTTTCACCACATAAGCTTTGGTGTGGTCGATCTGGACCTCCTGGCCGAGCCCCCCGTAGTCCAGCCGGTCACCGATATCACAGGGACACGGTTTTGCTTCGTTGGCCATTTTTAGACGGATGGAGCAGACCGACGGTCAGCTGGGAAGAGGAGAGACGACTGTTACCGAAAGTCACGCTTTTATTTGGGAGGCACACTGAAGTTGATTACGCAATCATGACTAGGCAGGACAATGACGAGGCACGTTTCACGTATGACGTTAGCTAATTTATCAATTTCAACTCAAATTGAAATATGTTAGTAATgaatgtgcatttgtttttcattgattATTTTTAACTCGTTGAAGCAATAATGATAATCACAAACCAATCTTTGCCAATCTGATATTATACAGATAGATCTACCATCTTAATTATTGTTTAGCTGTGACCTGTTCCACTTGAATATCACAGGGTGAAGTCTAAATTGGTTATTAATTTGGCTACTTAACGTGTGGTGTTGGAACATTGAATTATTGCAATTGATTATATCTCGTTGTATTCGGTTGTTATTATCATTTGAGTCTTCAGTTCATTCATCCTAATACTTGTGACAATGTGTCTCTCAAAAGGCACCGCTGGGATtcgaacccaggatctcctgtttactagacaggcgctttaaccatcTAAGCCACGACGCCGCTGATCCCGTTAAAAAGGGGCACAAAAAAGCCGCGATTACAACTAATAATTGATTGATGAATTACAGATTACAGCAGAGCAGTTATTAAAGACAACAAATAATGAACTAATTCAAGTTTACTATTACGTTCATTACCGATTGATTCTCCATCTGGGCATTGTCCCTGTTGCTTAAGAGTTTATTATGTCAAACCAATATCTGTTTTGTATATTTGGGCTGTTTTAGGCACTTTTCCAAGCACCATGTTCAAACCGCGCTGCAGATTGCTATTCATCATTTCATACAAGATATTGTAGTTCACCCATTAAAATCTTACTCAATGGGAATTTCTAAACTCAGCCGTGGTGATTTCAAGCCTCCAGTAATCCTTAGTTTGTGTATTCATGTCAGGTGCACATTGAATGTCTTTAAGCGTTGGCAAGCCCATGTAGAAAAGTTATAATTCACGTTCAGGATTATTACATCAACAAAACAATTTACTGCATTCATAGTTTTTGCACAAATCAAAAAGGTGCTTgttagaaaaattaaaactcGACGccagtgtaaaatcatcaaaaacaggacatttatttggGAGGCACAATGAAGTTGATTACGCAATCATGACTAGGCAGGACAATGACGAGGCACGTTCCACATATGACTTTAGCTAATTTACCAATTTCAACTCAAATTGAAAAATGTTAGTGATGAATGTGCATTCGTTTTTTACCGTAATTTTTCCTATTTCTGCGATGTAAGAGGAAAGAATGTAAAGTCTTTTGAAGAGCTTAAAAAGTTGCACCAAAACCTCCAGACAAGTGAGTCAAAGAATGAATTTCCTGCCGGACCTTcaaaaccttcaaaataaaagttggaATATTAACATTAAGAAAAGTACTCAACATGTGATTGATTGTTTTTAACTTGTTGAAGCAATAATGATAATCACAAACCAATCTTTGCCGATCTGATAATATACAGAAAGATCTACCATATTTAATTATTGTTTAGCTTTGACCTGTTTCACTTAAATATCACAGGGTGAGGTCTAAATTGGTTATTAATTTGGCTACTTAACGTGTGGTGTTGGAATTATTGCAATTGATTATATCTCGTTGTATTCGGCTCCAACAAAGGGTTGTTATTATCATCTTCAGTTCATTCATCCTAATACTTGACGCAATGTGTCTCTCAAAAGGCACCGCTGGGATtcgaacccaggatctcctgtttactagacaggcgctttaaccatcTAAGCCACGGCGCCGCTGGTACTGTCCTCAGGgggcacaaaaaaaataattgcaacTAATAATTGATTGATGGATTACAGATTACAGCAGTGCAGTTATTAAAGACATGAACTAACTAATTCAAGTTTCCTATTACGTTCATTACCGATTGATTCTCTATCTTGGCATTGTCGCTGTTGCTTAAGAGTTTACTATGTCAAACAAAATCTCCCGATGTTTGACACATTAGGCTTTGCTTGGATTTTGCGAAGCATCATTTTAACCAATACTGTACTAAActtatattttaaacaaaaagcagttaagataatttatttaatacacGAATCCATTATATACACCAAAAATTGCACATATGCAATATAATTGGTTAGGATGAAGTTAGATGTACTTAAGGATACGTTTTAATCTTGTAACAACATTAAGTTCAAGTTTGAGCATTGACATCTAAAGAatagtattttttgtgataaaatatgaaagaaaaaaaagttgtttccaAAGACAGACCCCTAGTGGTTAAACCTCATATTTACCTCTGGTTTTATGTTCAGGGGTGCAAGTCTAATGTTGTATAAAACCTTTTGGTTCAACGTCCTGTAGGTGTCACTGTTCATCGTGGAATATACATTTGTTtctagaaatagaaatagaatagaCAGTAGAACACTCCGAAGAAGTGGAGGAAATGTTCTCCAACGTTAACACACTAAACATTTAAACTGTACATCTCAATTTAGTTAAGAATCAGCCATCTAGCGTTTCGATATTAAATTGAACGCTCAATATAGCTCGCATTCCGCTGACCACGTGACGGTTGTTATGGAAGCATCGCTGCCGTAAAATTTGAGCCGCtgtggcaaaagaaaaaactgatGTGACAGGAACAGTGACGTTAGCGCGTGCGTTAGCCATCTTAGCTAGCCATTTGTCTCCCGTGTTCAAGCTGTCATTTCGGCAACAACGCTTTGTCGtcttgaataaaacaaatactcaTTAAAAAGCGTCTGACAGCGAACACGGACTGGATGTGAGGGGACACAACGAAGGAAGCGCTGGAGCACTGTACTGTTGGGGGGAATCCATTTTACGATTCTCAATGCATCCGACACACAGGGATTCACCCGTCCTGCTAGCTTAATTTAGCTAGGTGAGCGACATTGTCTCGTTTCGTGGATGGGTCCGCGGTACGAATCACTCCTCGAAGAAACGGTGACCGGTGCCTAGCGATCGTCATGGACACCGCCGAAGAAGGTAGACGTTCCTCTAAAGGCATCTCAACTCAAGCGCCATAGCTTCGCGAGCCAGTTGgctaacttaacgttagcaTAGCTTTTCATAGCGTAGTAGCCTGAGCGTGTAACTAACGTTGGCTGGGTGGTCATCTAGGTAATGGGGGCCGGTGACTGCTGGAGGTTGTTtcggggggcgggtgggggggggggggtcacgcggCAATGTGATCGAGAGCATATAGGAAGGATTAGCGTATTGATCACTTCCTGTTGATGTAACGTATTATGGCCACATGGATTACTGGTGTAACTCCGATGTGTCTTCCGTTATTGAGTAAACGTTACGAGCCTGCATCGCAAAAGCCACTCGTgtatcaacaacacacacacacacgttcttctATCTGCACATCTGGGGTTTGGCTGCCTTTTAGTGGCGGGCACCTTCACtcacatgttgtgtgtgtgtgtgtgtgtgtgtgtgcgtgtgcgtgcagcgGATATTTGTCGTGTGTGCCGCTCTGAGGGGACCCAAGACAAACCCTTGTACCACCCCTGTGTCTGCACCGGGAGCATCAAGTTCATCCACCAGGAATGGTAAGTGTGTTTGTCTTCTCAGCTGTCGTTCCCGTGACGCTGATGTTAGTGGGCAAAATGTTGTACGGTAAAGAGAATTTTGTAGATTGAAACCTATATGTAAGCCAGTACTGTGCAGGTCTACCGACTCAGGCGTTGGCCTGACAAGTGATGTCATATGTGTTTGATGATCAGCTGACTGGCTTACCTGAGAGTCCTGCCCTTCTCACAAAAGGCTGTGATGGTGTAATTACTGTCGTCACGCAAATGATCTCTGAAACAACCGAAACGCCCCGTTGTTTGTCGTACCACAACTGAAACATGAGATGTTTCCACAGATCTAGATGACGGTTTTGGACATGCACATTTATTTTGGTAGCGGCTGAAGGAAAGTTCTGTCAGGTTTACACTGTCAACCTTCCTCTTCGTCTCACAATGTCAACgacatttctgtttttagatGGAGACATATGAGAcactttattaatcccacagGGGGAATTAGCAGTAGGTGCTGGACTGGATGGTCTGGGTTATCTAATAGGGATGctaatttctttctttaaatacTGCTTATGGAgttataggtgtgtgtgttttaattgataTATGCTCTATAGCAGGTCTCCATTCCTGTTAATGTGAAATACGTCttaaaaaatccccaaatcacACATGCAAAACTAACTATTGTTTTTTCTACCTTTTGACTTTCTAAATCCTCCACAGTTTGGTCCAGTGGCTGAAGCACAGCAGGAAGGAGTACTGTGAATTATGCAAGCACAGATTTGCGTTCA is part of the Gasterosteus aculeatus chromosome 21, fGasAcu3.hap1.1, whole genome shotgun sequence genome and encodes:
- the cmbl gene encoding carboxymethylenebutenolidase homolog, giving the protein MANEAKPCPCDIGDRLDYGGLGQEVQIDHTKAYVVKPSAPSDRAVIIIHDIFGWKLPNTRYMADMLAANGYTAVCPDFYVGKEPWGPSKDWSKFQEWLKDKMPTETNKELDAVLRFLKEQCGAKHIGAVGFCWGGVAAHYLALQYPEVEAAVSFYGIVREREDKYDLKVPTLFVFAETDNIIPLDQVSLLETQLKEKCRADYQVKVFPGQTHGFAHRKREDINPTDKPGILQARADMLNWLKKYMK